The window GGCTGTGGTCACCAACAAGCACGGACTTCTGGAAATTATCCATGTGGTGCCGGCCGCCCTGCTTTTGGGCGCCTTTTTCATCATGGGCATATCTGCCTACCATCTTCTGAAAAAACAGCATACTGATGTTTTCCTGAAATCCTTCAGAATCGGTCTGGTAGTCGGCCTTGTCACCTCTTTATTCACAGCGTTTTCAGGTGATATGCACGGTATAAACGTTTCCAAAACCCAGCCGGCCAAACTGGCCGCCATGGAATCCCACTGGGAAACCCAGACCAAGGCCCCCATTGTCATGTTCGCCATCCCCGATGAAAAACAGGAAAAAAACAAAATGGAAATCGGTTCTATTCCTGGCTTGTTAAGTTTCCTGGGCTTTCATGATTTCAATGCAGAGGTCGTCGGTTTAAGGGATATACCCAAAGATGAGCGGCCGCCTGTACTTCCCACATTTGTCGGATTCAGGACCATGGTGGGACTTGGCACCCTGTTTATTTTTCTTATGATCTACGGCTGGATACGGCGTGACAAGTTGCTGGAAAGCCCCAGTTTTTTAAAAATGATGTTTTGGTCCATTCCCTTGCCCTACGTTGCCATGGAAATGGGGTGGGTGGTTTCTGAAGTGGGTCGCCAGCCCTGGATTGTTTACAATCTGATGCGCACGTCAGATGCGGCCTCTCCCATTGCAGGCGCCCAGGTTATGGTATCACTTGTGGCATTCATCCTGGTCTACGGCCTGCTTGGAGCTGTGGGGTTCTACCTGATAGCCAAATCCGTTAAAGAAGGCCCTGAGGCCGTTACCGCATAAGGAGGATAAAACAAATGGAACTTCAATCAATCTGGTTTTTTCTGTGGGGACTTCTCTGGGCGATTTTTTTCCTGACCGACGGGTTTGATTTCGGCATCGGGATCCTTTATCCCTTTGCAGGAAAAACCGAAAGAGACAAACGGGTTATGCTCAATGCCAAAGGCCCGTTGTGGGACGGTAATGAAGTGTGGCTGATCACAGCCGGAGGCGTTACCTTTGCAGCGTTCCCCCAGGTCTATGCCACCATGTTTTCATCCCTTTACACCCCGCTGATGCTCATTTTATTTGCATTGATCTTCAGAGGCGTGGCCCTGCACTTCAGGGGAAAAATTGAGTCGGACGGCTGGAAAAAGATATGGGATAAACTGATTTTCCTTGGCTCTTTTCTGCCTGCCCTTCTGTTCGGGGTGGCCTTTGCCAATATTTTTTCAGGCATTCCCTTTGACGACCAGGGGCTATACCACGGCAACACTTTAAAACTGCTTAACCCTTACGGACTTTTGGGCGGTCTATTGTTTGTCCTGCTTTTTATTCTTCACGGGTCCAACTGGATGGCCATCAAATCCACAGGAGAGCTGCAGGAACGCTTTGCTCAAATTTCGGCTAAAACCTGGATGGTGCTTGTACCTGTGGCCGTCGTGTTTCTGATTGCCTCATATTTTGCCACAAATCTCTATGACAATTATATCAAGACACCGGCTTTGTTCTCAATTATTGCCGTGGCTGTGATCGCACTGTTTTTAGCACGGTATTTCACTGCAAAACAGGCATGGTTCAAAGCATGGTTTGCATCGGCTCTCACCATTGCAGGATGCACTTTTTTCGGGATCGCAGGCCTTTTCCCGACCTTGTTTCCCTCAAGCATGAACCCGGATTGGAGCCTGACGGCATTCAATGCATCTTCAAGTCCCCTGACCCTTAAAATAATGCTTTATGTGGTTGTAATTTTTATTCCCATTGTCATTATATACCAGTCCTGGGCCTATCATCTGTTCAAGGATCCTGTCTCAGATGAGGACCTGGGTATGGACGAAGCTTATTAATTACAATTAACTTGCAGGTTTAATTTTGGATTAAGCTTGTATCTATAAACCCGACAAAAGAAAATAAGGAGAACCAACATGGACAAATATGTATGCACTCTGTGTGGCTATGTGTATGACCCGGAAAAAGGCGATGACGCCGGCGGCATTGACCCCGGTACAGCCTTTGAAAACCTTCCTGAAGATTGGACCTGTCCTCTGTGCGGCGCAGACAAGGATGCATTTGAAAAAGAAGAATAATTCTTCTGTGTCCCGGACCTGAAAAGGTCCGGGAATAGAGACAACACCCAACGCCGGTTGCTATTTTTCAGCAACCGGCGTTTTTTATGGTTTACCGCCTATTCTATCTTTTTGCCGGCGGTCTGGGTAATCCGATCAACTACCCACTGGGTCAACGCCTTCTGACTTACCCGGTTGACCTCTTTTCTGATCAAAGAGATGTCCAGTTCAGCCCTGGCCATGGTTTTATGCCCTCCGGCAGACCCGAATTTTCCAAATGCCTCCTGGGCTGTTTTGCCGGCGCCTTTACGCAGACCATCATTGCGCAGAATTACAATCAGTTTTTTATCCACCACCCCCGACACCACGCTCCAGTTTACGCCGGCAATGGAGAGAAAAAAATCAGCAGCAACCACCAGTGCATCGGGTTTAGACATGATGCCAGCATGATAAAAGGCCCGGTTGTCCCGGCTTATCCTGTTTCTTATGGCATTGCCCAGAAAATCCAGTTCAGATTCCGTCATATGGGATCGTTCCACCTTTGTGACAATATTCATGTCCGCATATTTGTAAAGGAACTGAAAGGCCCGGAGATCTCTGGAGGATGCGTGGCGGGTAAAATTTGCCG is drawn from uncultured Desulfobacter sp. and contains these coding sequences:
- a CDS encoding cytochrome ubiquinol oxidase subunit I; the protein is MDPVFLSRLQFAAATMFHFLFVPLTLGLSILIAYMETRYAWSGDKNYLRMTKFWGKLFLINFALGVVTGITLEFQFGTNWSRYSQYVGDVFGSLLAIEASAAFFLESTFIGIWIFGWKKLSAKAHAIVMWLVALAGNFSAVWILIANGFMQHPVGYDIRNGRAELTDFLAVVTNKHGLLEIIHVVPAALLLGAFFIMGISAYHLLKKQHTDVFLKSFRIGLVVGLVTSLFTAFSGDMHGINVSKTQPAKLAAMESHWETQTKAPIVMFAIPDEKQEKNKMEIGSIPGLLSFLGFHDFNAEVVGLRDIPKDERPPVLPTFVGFRTMVGLGTLFIFLMIYGWIRRDKLLESPSFLKMMFWSIPLPYVAMEMGWVVSEVGRQPWIVYNLMRTSDAASPIAGAQVMVSLVAFILVYGLLGAVGFYLIAKSVKEGPEAVTA
- the cydB gene encoding cytochrome d ubiquinol oxidase subunit II, yielding MELQSIWFFLWGLLWAIFFLTDGFDFGIGILYPFAGKTERDKRVMLNAKGPLWDGNEVWLITAGGVTFAAFPQVYATMFSSLYTPLMLILFALIFRGVALHFRGKIESDGWKKIWDKLIFLGSFLPALLFGVAFANIFSGIPFDDQGLYHGNTLKLLNPYGLLGGLLFVLLFILHGSNWMAIKSTGELQERFAQISAKTWMVLVPVAVVFLIASYFATNLYDNYIKTPALFSIIAVAVIALFLARYFTAKQAWFKAWFASALTIAGCTFFGIAGLFPTLFPSSMNPDWSLTAFNASSSPLTLKIMLYVVVIFIPIVIIYQSWAYHLFKDPVSDEDLGMDEAY
- a CDS encoding rubredoxin, with protein sequence MDKYVCTLCGYVYDPEKGDDAGGIDPGTAFENLPEDWTCPLCGADKDAFEKEE
- a CDS encoding DHH family phosphoesterase; this translates as MTSNREKLKQLLSHFSGTSKVLVIINADPDAIASAMAVKRILWRRVSEVVITYFNRITRPDNLAMIEYTEAGIIPMANVDKSLFDKFVVVDSQPDHNENFSGIEFNAIIDHHPLSCTSAGFVDIRPDYGACSTMFTEYLRSLKVKPSAKLASALMLGIKTDTANFTRHASSRDLRAFQFLYKYADMNIVTKVERSHMTESELDFLGNAIRNRISRDNRAFYHAGIMSKPDALVVAADFFLSIAGVNWSVVSGVVDKKLIVILRNDGLRKGAGKTAQEAFGKFGSAGGHKTMARAELDISLIRKEVNRVSQKALTQWVVDRITQTAGKKIE